One Candidatus Korarchaeum sp. genomic window carries:
- a CDS encoding phosphoenolpyruvate carboxykinase (ATP), with product MSPIPPLEDLNPDSFREAFRRIVEMKRKAGLIPILDNPPDLFERAKLYGNQYRNGAWGWASNIWSRSAANTSVVNDDRELKYEHKLLMLRVLEHILAQGPLIKVDGYVGKPGTKVQMHARVYVDPQFPDIAYRWSQLVFPAPPDGDPDAELFVIPHYLGNPKIPGTENMMMVIRFPYANLTIVTVSSYQGEVKKGVLCHWINFVYGKGCTGEHAALREFTVKMGDGSWRRVVMAIWGLTGSGKSTHSFYAWDERNSRIFIERFGINPLEFVKDQVIKNDDIIAICDERVYGSERGSWTKTEDLDETQTAMWRGAMSSRALHENTEFDERGMPSFKGELFTYFGKPNRNSRTVLYLEDTGFFDDVVSSGPLTTAIFLSPSYFTSYAWMRVRDPAIAAKFLADGKTIGHPAQAKELVGKVRYVPRFSEFTIGVSDSMHVLRFYEMLRRRDIEVYVFVTTGRVGAEYKWVEREIKGVKISVPEPIFEESDGRIRVRGGSKPTIEEDELFILQSSRGVVEYEPHPFWGDKVLVPRKVPGLSDSRLKELKPTSYYSMKEFEELLRAEIEESKIWLKFNCPELPDEIVNSMDF from the coding sequence ATGAGCCCGATACCTCCTCTAGAGGATCTGAACCCTGATAGCTTCAGAGAGGCCTTCAGAAGAATCGTTGAGATGAAGAGGAAAGCTGGCCTCATCCCGATACTCGATAATCCTCCGGATCTCTTCGAGAGGGCCAAACTATATGGGAACCAGTATAGGAACGGTGCCTGGGGATGGGCATCTAATATCTGGAGCAGATCAGCAGCCAACACCTCAGTAGTTAATGATGATAGGGAGCTTAAGTACGAGCATAAGCTCCTCATGCTCAGGGTCCTGGAGCACATACTCGCTCAGGGCCCCCTGATAAAAGTCGATGGTTACGTTGGGAAGCCCGGGACCAAAGTTCAGATGCATGCGAGAGTCTACGTTGACCCTCAGTTCCCAGATATAGCATATAGATGGTCTCAGCTAGTTTTTCCAGCGCCTCCTGATGGAGATCCGGATGCCGAGCTCTTCGTGATCCCCCACTACCTCGGAAACCCCAAGATACCCGGTACGGAGAACATGATGATGGTGATAAGGTTCCCCTACGCGAACCTCACTATAGTGACGGTATCCTCATACCAGGGGGAGGTTAAGAAGGGGGTCCTCTGCCACTGGATCAACTTCGTCTACGGGAAGGGATGCACGGGAGAGCACGCGGCTCTTAGGGAGTTCACTGTCAAGATGGGGGATGGGAGCTGGAGAAGGGTTGTTATGGCTATATGGGGACTTACGGGGAGCGGGAAATCTACTCACAGTTTTTACGCTTGGGATGAGAGGAACTCGAGGATATTCATCGAGAGATTCGGCATAAATCCCCTGGAGTTCGTGAAGGATCAGGTGATTAAGAACGATGATATCATAGCGATATGCGATGAAAGGGTCTATGGATCTGAGAGGGGGTCCTGGACTAAGACCGAGGACCTAGATGAGACGCAGACAGCTATGTGGAGGGGGGCTATGAGCAGTAGGGCCCTTCACGAGAACACCGAGTTCGATGAGAGGGGGATGCCCTCATTCAAGGGGGAGCTATTCACTTACTTCGGCAAGCCTAACAGGAATTCTAGGACCGTTCTATACTTGGAGGACACGGGTTTCTTCGATGATGTAGTATCGAGCGGTCCCCTGACTACAGCTATATTCCTCTCCCCGAGCTACTTCACGTCTTACGCTTGGATGAGGGTGAGGGATCCAGCTATAGCAGCGAAGTTCCTGGCGGATGGGAAGACCATAGGGCATCCAGCTCAGGCAAAGGAGCTCGTAGGAAAAGTAAGATATGTTCCAAGGTTTTCAGAGTTTACAATAGGGGTAAGCGATTCTATGCACGTGCTCAGATTTTATGAGATGCTGAGGAGGAGGGATATAGAGGTTTACGTATTCGTCACTACCGGTAGGGTGGGCGCTGAGTATAAGTGGGTAGAGAGGGAGATAAAGGGAGTGAAGATCTCAGTTCCGGAGCCTATATTCGAGGAATCTGATGGGAGGATCAGGGTGAGGGGAGGATCTAAGCCCACTATTGAGGAGGATGAGCTCTTCATCCTTCAATCCTCTAGGGGAGTGGTGGAATACGAGCCCCATCCCTTCTGGGGCGATAAAGTGCTCGTCCCGAGGAAGGTCCCGGGGTTGAGTGATTCGAGGCTCAAGGAACTCAAGCCAACCAGTTATTACAGCATGAAGGAATTTGAAGAGCTCCTGAGAGCTGAGATAGAGGAGAGTAAGATCTGGCTCAAGTTCAACTGCCCGGAGCTACCCGATGAGATAGTAAATTCCATGGACTTCTGA
- a CDS encoding pyridoxal phosphate-dependent aminotransferase, with amino-acid sequence MLTIRDVFDACRRKEGEGKRVINAHIGEPSHEPPVQLRELRIGEMGRKYLPFVGTEAARESVSHFGSEFLRRDLEKDRIFITNGGAQSLLISTLVTSKIRRGRILVPAPGFPQYFEHASEFGYQISTYDPLAEDLVNEVTSKLEGVSGVLINYPNNPTGFVQPNSELRDLWDELRRRNVLLINDAAYSQIYFGERVEVVGDVIADTFSKTFALPGLRIGYIYWGAERPELVGRILYLMTAGVSEISQFILMKMIEAASDDYFRRVREHYAKLKDEVVREARKAGLIFPEPRGAFYLYSMHPNVPDSNELAMKLLNRDPVVGIVPAAAFRGGKEYFRISYGVLSEGDIRELFRAIREVTSQ; translated from the coding sequence ATGCTGACGATAAGGGATGTATTCGATGCGTGCAGGAGGAAGGAGGGCGAGGGGAAGAGGGTAATAAATGCCCACATAGGTGAGCCCTCTCACGAACCACCGGTCCAGTTGAGGGAATTGAGGATCGGGGAGATGGGCAGGAAGTACCTGCCATTCGTCGGGACTGAAGCTGCTAGGGAGAGCGTATCCCATTTCGGGAGCGAATTCTTGAGGAGGGATCTCGAGAAGGATAGGATATTCATAACGAATGGAGGAGCTCAATCCTTGCTGATATCTACTTTAGTCACTTCTAAGATCAGGAGGGGGAGGATACTCGTCCCAGCCCCCGGCTTCCCCCAGTACTTCGAGCACGCGAGCGAATTCGGGTATCAGATCTCAACGTACGATCCTCTGGCCGAAGATCTCGTCAATGAGGTCACGAGTAAATTGGAAGGTGTCTCAGGGGTCCTGATAAATTACCCAAATAATCCGACTGGCTTCGTCCAACCTAACTCTGAGCTGAGGGATCTCTGGGATGAGTTGAGGAGGAGGAATGTCTTGCTGATAAACGATGCAGCTTACTCCCAGATATACTTCGGGGAGAGAGTCGAAGTAGTTGGGGATGTCATAGCGGATACTTTCAGCAAGACCTTCGCCTTGCCAGGGCTCAGGATAGGTTACATATACTGGGGAGCTGAGAGGCCCGAGCTAGTCGGTAGGATCCTCTACTTGATGACGGCTGGCGTATCCGAGATCTCCCAGTTCATTCTGATGAAGATGATAGAAGCTGCTAGTGATGATTACTTCCGGAGGGTGAGGGAGCATTACGCCAAATTGAAGGATGAAGTGGTTAGGGAAGCTAGGAAAGCTGGATTGATATTCCCGGAGCCGAGAGGTGCATTTTACCTCTACTCAATGCATCCCAATGTGCCTGACTCCAATGAGTTAGCGATGAAGCTACTCAATCGGGATCCAGTTGTGGGGATAGTGCCTGCAGCAGCGTTCAGGGGAGGGAAGGAGTACTTCAGGATAAGCTACGGGGTCCTCAGCGAGGGGGATATAAGGGAGCTCTTCAGAGCGATCCGAGAGGTCACATCGCAATAA
- a CDS encoding amidohydrolase — protein MINLLAIENARIMGSYERSCLIIEDGKIVDFGTSDTCEKYRGRAKFLDADGRVLIPGLVDSHMHLLSYALSMRSLDLRGIRSIDELREAVKSRVRVSKPGEWIIGHGWDQENFRDGRYPRKEDLDDICPENPLLLTRICLHAGVLNSRAMKELGIGKDLLFEDELYSAIRKVRSSIDKLSLLKAMKRLLSYGITEVHSMDASLEELRILKSLEAPIRVRLYLSEGLSSDDALVEGVKVYADGSFGARTAALREEYEDDPGNSGVLLKGWKEIYALSRSLAERGKVLAVHAIGDRALEEVIKALEMGASNLRIEHASLIPQDLLERLSKAKPQLIAVQPHFTISDWWLGKRLGERVKYAYRFSDMLEVGLKIRGSSDAPVEPENPWMSIEAALTGGELGVKPLSLDQAIKIYSSELSIGSEANLTLLDTSPWSLNRYDISGIRASLTIVRGLVAYDPDGLAEGWPSHPIKGL, from the coding sequence GTGATAAATTTGCTAGCTATTGAGAACGCGAGGATAATGGGGAGTTATGAGAGGAGTTGCTTAATAATTGAAGATGGGAAGATAGTGGATTTTGGCACTTCAGATACCTGCGAGAAATACAGGGGGAGGGCCAAGTTCCTAGATGCTGATGGAAGGGTCCTCATACCCGGTTTAGTTGACTCCCACATGCACCTTCTCAGCTACGCTCTCTCGATGAGGAGCCTCGATCTGAGGGGTATTAGGAGCATCGATGAGCTCAGGGAAGCAGTTAAATCTAGGGTGAGGGTCTCTAAGCCTGGAGAATGGATAATAGGGCATGGATGGGACCAGGAGAATTTCAGGGATGGAAGATATCCTAGGAAGGAGGATCTAGATGATATATGCCCGGAGAACCCCCTGCTTCTCACTAGGATATGCTTGCACGCCGGCGTGTTGAATTCGAGGGCCATGAAGGAGCTGGGGATAGGGAAGGATCTTTTATTCGAGGATGAACTTTATTCCGCTATTAGGAAGGTTAGATCCTCTATTGACAAGCTTTCCCTCCTGAAGGCGATGAAGAGGCTCCTGAGCTACGGAATAACTGAAGTTCACAGCATGGATGCCTCGCTAGAGGAACTCAGGATCCTCAAGAGTTTAGAAGCGCCTATAAGAGTGAGACTCTACCTCTCAGAGGGGCTGAGCTCAGATGATGCTTTAGTTGAGGGAGTCAAAGTTTACGCTGATGGTAGCTTCGGAGCGAGGACTGCTGCCCTCAGAGAGGAATATGAGGATGACCCCGGGAACTCCGGAGTGCTACTCAAGGGGTGGAAGGAGATTTATGCTCTCTCACGCTCCCTGGCTGAGAGGGGCAAAGTGCTCGCTGTGCATGCGATAGGGGATAGGGCCCTCGAGGAAGTGATAAAAGCCCTGGAGATGGGAGCTAGTAATTTGAGGATAGAACATGCCTCCCTGATCCCTCAGGACCTATTAGAGAGGTTATCTAAAGCTAAGCCCCAACTCATAGCTGTCCAACCTCACTTCACTATCTCAGACTGGTGGCTCGGGAAGAGGCTCGGGGAGAGAGTCAAATACGCTTACAGGTTCTCGGATATGCTAGAGGTGGGATTGAAAATTAGGGGGAGCAGCGATGCCCCAGTCGAGCCCGAGAACCCTTGGATGAGTATTGAAGCTGCTTTGACTGGTGGAGAACTCGGAGTGAAGCCTTTAAGCTTAGATCAGGCTATCAAGATCTACTCCTCCGAGTTGAGCATAGGGTCCGAGGCCAATCTGACTCTCCTAGATACAAGCCCCTGGTCCCTTAATCGTTACGATATCTCGGGAATTAGAGCATCCCTCACGATAGTCAGGGGACTAGTGGCATACGATCCCGATGGTTTAGCTGAGGGATGGCCCTCCCATCCTATCAAGGGGCTATGA
- a CDS encoding MFS transporter yields the protein MNSRRNFIIITVTWALMNPFTSAVNVYFSLFVLELGGSIVDVGLINLASMITLSISRLFGGYLADVLGRKRVIVPMTILYAFSNLIFVFAPDWRFLLIGNLICSLALMYQPALAALVGDILPSERRGSGVSLMNAPSQLLGLAGPPLATLVVSSHGLERGMRILFLLVFLSTLLSGMIRLLLVETYSSRTEMSFGHAIKEYRSALRSMRGDLGRLILISSSVIGVYNMAYPYLQVYAVKYLGLSLELWGLLSTLTAVISTISLLISGYLSDRIGRNLTMALGYLSACLGLLLISLARDPLSFSIALIVNVIFASSPASQALLFDLTSEEIRGKINAINGLIEGSLSGTMSAIGGFIYGFSAPFLFSLASLLLIPLIIGSLKLPRGKIS from the coding sequence GTGAACTCCAGGAGGAATTTCATAATAATAACGGTGACGTGGGCCCTCATGAACCCCTTCACATCAGCCGTAAATGTCTACTTCTCACTCTTCGTCCTAGAGCTCGGGGGGAGCATAGTAGATGTGGGATTGATAAACTTAGCCTCAATGATCACGCTGTCCATCTCGAGGCTCTTCGGAGGGTATTTAGCAGACGTCTTGGGAAGGAAAAGGGTTATCGTACCTATGACTATCTTGTACGCATTCTCCAACTTGATATTCGTATTCGCACCAGATTGGAGGTTCCTATTGATCGGGAATCTTATATGTTCTCTAGCTCTCATGTACCAACCGGCCCTCGCGGCTTTAGTGGGCGATATACTCCCGAGCGAGAGGAGGGGCTCTGGCGTCTCCCTGATGAACGCCCCCTCGCAACTCCTGGGGCTAGCCGGCCCGCCCCTGGCTACTCTAGTGGTATCCTCTCACGGGCTGGAGAGGGGGATGAGGATCCTCTTCCTCCTGGTCTTCCTCTCTACCCTGCTATCCGGGATGATTAGGCTCCTCCTAGTGGAGACCTACAGTTCAAGAACTGAGATGAGCTTTGGACACGCTATTAAGGAGTATAGGAGTGCCCTGAGATCGATGAGAGGGGATCTGGGGAGGCTCATATTGATAAGCTCTTCTGTCATCGGGGTCTACAACATGGCTTATCCTTACCTCCAAGTATACGCTGTGAAATACTTGGGCCTATCCCTCGAACTCTGGGGATTGCTATCGACATTGACAGCAGTTATATCAACGATCTCCCTTCTCATCTCGGGTTACCTCTCCGATAGGATCGGTAGGAATCTCACGATGGCTCTAGGATATCTATCAGCTTGCCTCGGGCTTCTCCTCATTTCCCTAGCTAGGGATCCCCTCTCCTTCTCTATAGCTCTCATCGTGAACGTAATCTTCGCATCCTCGCCTGCTTCTCAAGCTCTACTCTTCGATCTGACTAGTGAGGAGATCAGGGGCAAGATAAACGCTATAAACGGGCTCATAGAGGGGAGCCTCTCCGGCACTATGTCAGCTATAGGAGGATTTATTTACGGGTTCTCTGCTCCATTCCTCTTCTCATTAGCATCTCTGCTACTGATACCGCTCATAATAGGTTCTTTGAAGCTTCCGAGGGGTAAGATATCTTAA